Proteins encoded by one window of Chrysemys picta bellii isolate R12L10 chromosome 10, ASM1138683v2, whole genome shotgun sequence:
- the C10H8orf33 gene encoding UPF0488 protein C8orf33 homolog produces MEETPQGTFQDELEWCILQLETGLLRLNPTPKQAEETQHLLKVLRSRKAAFVKKRQVMNRVFGDYRLKIAEEQKKMEKAAMKPGKAQIQQGNVQVSGSVVYRKRSGQTSESTTNWFTPSDDSFRFSFALPEMDPQATSGTMEEAQGVGGSERRPSELDDLSGVLNFSTPGQEPKFAFNFVIPDKDGIRGPSVVTGQKAESVAENVTSGGLSAGPITHSTLWEANMPEVVGCVAGGLGRKVLVLETPKPEIAAEDEVKAEKTAATGAPKKNKKKKSSNSKKEMAEAEVSKKVKVGASGCEDTDLSLQDKTTQQSDKQLWREVDWCVEQLELGLKTQKSTPKQAEEVLRAIKTLRSDKAVLAKKRQVMRAMFGDYKKMMEEERQKQLKLMQAAVKSAQVMEVRENARRKSSQVFRKCSEASRKSPSSAGSPSHPPSHPESRQASGTNSFMSPTSQGAFRFNFF; encoded by the exons ATGGAAGAG ACTCCCCAAGGGACATTCCAAGATGAGCTGGAATGGTGTATTTTGCAGCTGGAAACAGGCCTCCTTCGTCTCAATCCAACCCCAAAACAAG CAGAGGAGACGCAGCACCTCCTCAAAGTCCTGCGCTCCCGCAAGGCTGCCTTTGTGAAGAAGCGGCAGGTGATGAACCGCGTGTTTGGGGATTACCGACTGAAGATAGCCGAGGAGCAGAAGAAGATGGAGAAAGCAG CCATGAAACCTGGGAAAGCACAAATACAGCAAGGGAATGTGCAGGTTTCAGGGAGCGTGGTGTATAGGAAGCGATCTGGACAGACCTCTGAGTCAACAACAAACTGGTTCACACCATCTGATGATAGCTTCCGATTCAGCTTTGCACTTCCTGAGATGGATCCACAAGCAACCAGTGGAACTATGGAAGAGGCCCAGGGGGTAGGTGGTTCTGAACGGAGGCCCTCAGAACTAGATGATTTGAGTGGAGTGTTGAACTTTTCCACCCCTGGACAAGAGCCCAAGTTTGCTTTCAATTTTGTCATCCCAGATAAAGATGGCATCAGGGGGCCATCTGTTGTTACAGGCCAAAAAGCAgagagtgtagcagaaaatgtgaCATCAGGTGGCTTATCTGCAGGACCAATTACGCATTCAACTCTGTGGGAGGCTAACATGCCTGAGGTTGTGGGCTGTGTGGCTGGAGGATTGGGGAGAAAGGTTCTCGTTTTAGAGACCCCAAAACCAGAGATCGCCGCTGAAGATGAGGTTAAGGCAGAGAAGACAGCAGCAACTGGAGCACCCAAGAAgaataagaaaaagaaatcctCAAATAGTAAGAAGGAGATGGCGGAAGCTGAGGTCAGCAAGAAGGTGAAGGTGGGAGCCAGTGGGTGTGAAGACACAGATTTGTCCCTCCAGGACAAGACCACGCAG CAGTCAGATAAACAGCTGTGGAGGGAAGTGGACTGGTGTGTGGAACAGCTGGAACTTGGCCTGAAGACACAGAAATCCACTCCAAAACAGG CTGAAGAAGTTCTTCGTGCCATCAAGACACTACGCAGTGACAAGGCCGTGCTGGCAAAGAAGCGTCAGGTAATGCGAGCCATGTTTGGAGATTACAAGAAGATGATGGAGGAGGAGAGACAGAAACAGCTGAAGCTTATGCAGGCAG CTGTAAAGTCTGCTCAGGTCATGGAGGTGAGGGAGAATGCCCGCAGAAAGAGCAGCCAGGTCTTCCGGAAGTGTTCAGAGGCATCCAGGAAAAGCCCAAGTTCTGCAGGATCCCCTTCTCATCCTCCCAGCCATCCAGAGTCACGCCAGGCCTCTGGCACAAATTCGTTCATGTCCCCAACTTCCCAAGGGGCGTTccgctttaattttttttag